One window of Desulfobacca acetoxidans DSM 11109 genomic DNA carries:
- a CDS encoding phenylacetate--CoA ligase family protein — MIRRYANYIRKNIIRLPNFINYFILNINQNPTMIYGIDYQRYKKYLNKSDTTFNSELHLLNVVNSAIQTVPYYRRLYRGMTFKDINQFSKCFGFIDKDIVMINMKDFISDKVKIADYDFGTTGGTSGKPLQLIAPKTRYIIEFATIHSIWERIGYKFNVRAVIRNHRLPKRVIYKINPLMREVIFDGFRLNDNYFQDVYKTIRRLNIAFIHCYPSVAYEFSVYLLKNRLDVSFIKAFLCSSENIFDYQLDLVQNRLGIRFFNFYGHSEKLVLAGFCAKSDLYHIEPTYGYFELVDTEGNGIKQVGDIGEIVGTSFHNPGMPLIRYRTGDFAEYVGDICPVCHRRVPVIKNIMGRWRGDRIFNRDGSFVTTTALNLHDELYSVIYGLQYVQKEKGILQILIIKSPLYNSMHEEILYKHYKDKLNKDTKIEIKYVDELIKQPNGKFLLLISKISSTN; from the coding sequence ATGATTCGAAGATATGCTAACTATATTCGGAAAAACATTATCCGACTGCCTAACTTTATTAATTACTTTATTTTAAATATCAACCAAAATCCTACCATGATATATGGGATAGATTATCAACGTTACAAAAAATATTTAAATAAATCTGACACCACTTTCAATTCTGAATTGCATCTTCTCAACGTTGTCAATAGTGCAATCCAAACCGTTCCATATTATCGACGGCTTTATAGGGGCATGACTTTCAAAGATATTAACCAATTCTCTAAATGCTTTGGCTTCATCGATAAAGATATAGTCATGATTAATATGAAGGATTTTATCAGCGATAAAGTTAAAATAGCAGATTACGATTTTGGAACGACAGGCGGAACAAGCGGTAAGCCATTGCAATTGATTGCCCCAAAAACCCGTTATATAATTGAATTTGCCACCATTCATAGTATATGGGAGAGAATAGGGTATAAATTTAACGTTAGAGCTGTAATCAGAAATCATCGGCTACCAAAGAGGGTGATTTATAAAATCAATCCTTTGATGAGGGAGGTGATATTCGATGGATTTCGGCTAAACGACAATTATTTTCAAGATGTCTATAAAACTATCCGCCGCCTTAATATCGCGTTCATCCATTGCTACCCATCTGTCGCCTACGAGTTTTCTGTGTATCTTCTCAAAAATCGTTTAGACGTATCATTTATAAAGGCCTTTTTATGCAGCTCAGAAAATATCTTCGATTATCAATTAGACTTGGTCCAGAATAGACTTGGTATTAGATTTTTCAATTTCTATGGTCATAGTGAAAAATTAGTACTCGCAGGATTTTGCGCCAAATCGGATTTATACCACATTGAGCCGACTTATGGTTATTTTGAGCTTGTAGACACGGAAGGAAACGGCATAAAACAAGTAGGAGATATAGGAGAGATTGTGGGGACCTCTTTTCATAACCCAGGCATGCCATTAATTCGATATCGGACAGGAGATTTTGCAGAATATGTAGGAGATATTTGTCCAGTATGTCATCGACGTGTTCCTGTTATTAAAAACATTATGGGCCGCTGGCGAGGCGACCGGATATTTAACCGTGATGGCTCATTTGTCACCACAACAGCCTTGAATTTGCACGATGAACTATACTCGGTAATTTATGGCTTGCAATATGTTCAAAAGGAAAAAGGCATACTTCAGATTTTAATTATAAAATCACCATTATATAATTCTATGCATGAGGAGATACTTTATAAACATTATAAAGATAAACTAAATAAAGATACAAAGATTGAAATAAAATACGTTGATGAGTTAATAAAACAACCAAATGGGAAATTCCTTCTCCTCATAAGCAAAATTTCCTCAACTAATTAA